In Alteromonas mediterranea DE, a single genomic region encodes these proteins:
- a CDS encoding sensor histidine kinase yields the protein MTAVKTGLSRKLLARVLSVYFSLTLLVTIGQIFTEYLSTKNHVESELQTLKNTFSSSLTRAMWELNNDQVRAISEGLMSLPIVEGLQVRGENGNYIADYGIRAKRSLAPIDREVIEDHSGGVFSYSFPLVFKFSGRESTVGDVTLYSSFDTIFSRIEVGVFFLIGNAIVKTTFLVFLFMTAFRTMLSEPLQSITEQMGNFDPEHLRDSKINIELEDDNELLQLKESYNGVIDDLIVSKNNLNDAKSELTLANRKLDDQNLILEQEVAKKTASLSQIMLDLEQQKDELIAHQRELRQENENRQYIEAELRKRNQELANSMNTLRQTQEQLVESERMASLGGLVAGIAHDVNTPLGVSVTAASFLQERLNNLKTDFEDKSLTSKSMSSFIDEAEQTALLLLNNLERASDLIASFKQVAVDQTSETEREFVLGDYINEIILSLKPSFKHTEYEINVSCPDNLVVKCAPGAIAQIVTNMVVNSLTHGFEGKTTGTINLVVKDAGDNVVIDYTDNGNGLNEEALEKLFDAFFTTKRGQGGSGLGTHIMYNLVTQSLNGHIEAQSAPEQGLHYTIRFPKKST from the coding sequence ATGACTGCGGTCAAGACAGGGTTATCAAGGAAGCTCTTAGCCAGAGTGTTATCGGTGTATTTCTCGCTGACTCTTCTGGTAACAATAGGACAGATCTTCACAGAGTACCTCAGCACTAAAAATCACGTAGAAAGCGAACTTCAAACTTTGAAGAACACGTTTTCCTCTAGCCTTACCCGCGCAATGTGGGAGCTCAATAACGATCAGGTCCGCGCCATCTCCGAAGGGCTGATGTCACTGCCCATCGTTGAAGGCCTACAGGTTCGCGGAGAAAACGGCAACTACATTGCAGACTATGGTATTCGTGCAAAACGTTCACTTGCGCCCATTGATCGCGAAGTTATCGAAGACCATTCTGGCGGGGTATTCAGCTACAGTTTCCCTCTCGTTTTTAAGTTTTCGGGACGCGAATCAACGGTGGGTGATGTTACCCTTTATTCTAGTTTTGATACTATTTTTAGTCGCATAGAGGTGGGCGTATTTTTCCTTATCGGAAACGCTATCGTAAAAACCACATTTCTTGTATTTCTGTTCATGACAGCCTTTCGCACTATGCTCTCAGAGCCGCTTCAAAGTATTACCGAACAAATGGGTAACTTCGACCCCGAGCACCTCAGAGACAGCAAAATCAATATAGAGCTAGAAGACGATAACGAGCTTTTACAGCTCAAAGAGTCGTACAACGGCGTCATTGACGATTTGATAGTTTCGAAAAACAATCTTAACGACGCCAAAAGCGAATTAACCCTCGCCAACAGAAAGTTAGACGACCAAAACCTTATTTTAGAACAAGAGGTGGCAAAGAAAACCGCTTCTCTTTCTCAAATTATGCTGGATTTGGAGCAGCAAAAAGACGAACTTATCGCCCATCAGCGGGAGTTGCGCCAAGAAAACGAGAACCGTCAGTACATAGAAGCTGAGCTTAGAAAACGTAATCAAGAATTAGCTAACTCCATGAATACGCTTCGTCAGACTCAAGAACAACTTGTAGAGTCTGAGCGAATGGCGTCGCTTGGTGGTTTAGTTGCAGGTATCGCCCATGATGTGAATACGCCGTTAGGCGTAAGCGTTACCGCAGCAAGCTTTCTTCAAGAGCGCCTAAATAACCTAAAAACCGACTTTGAAGATAAAAGCCTAACCAGTAAAAGCATGTCGAGCTTTATTGATGAAGCAGAACAAACCGCCCTACTGCTACTGAACAATTTAGAGCGCGCTTCTGATCTCATTGCCAGTTTCAAGCAAGTAGCGGTAGACCAGACAAGTGAAACAGAACGAGAATTTGTACTTGGCGACTACATTAATGAGATTATTCTGTCGCTTAAACCAAGCTTTAAACATACCGAGTATGAAATTAATGTCTCTTGCCCCGACAACTTAGTAGTGAAATGTGCGCCTGGCGCTATTGCACAAATTGTTACCAATATGGTTGTGAACTCGCTTACCCACGGCTTTGAAGGTAAAACCACCGGCACCATTAATTTAGTGGTGAAAGACGCGGGTGACAATGTGGTTATCGACTACACCGATAATGGTAACGGGCTAAATGAAGAGGCATTAGAAAAACTGTTTGACGCCTTCTTCACAACAAAACGTGGACAAGGCGGCAGTGGCTTGGGAACGCATATTATGTATAACTTAGTGACGCAGTCACTAAACGGGCATATTGAAGCGCAAAGTGCGCCAGAGCAAGGCTTGCATTATACTATTCGCTTCCCCAAAAAGAGTACATGA
- the phoB gene encoding phosphate regulon transcriptional regulator PhoB, which translates to MSRTVLVVEDEAPIREMLKFVLEQSGFNIIEAEDYDIAQEKICEPYPDLILLDWMLPGGSGVQLAKSLKQHEFTRDIPVIMLTARGEEEDKIRGLDAGADDYVTKPFSPKELVARIKAVMRRVTPTSNEEPIEFNGLKLEPVSHRVMANEEPLDMGPTEFKLLHFFMTHPERVYSRELLLDNVWGTNVYVEDRTVDVHIRRLRKAISRHGHDAMIQTVRGAGYRFSTKL; encoded by the coding sequence ATGTCTCGTACAGTGTTGGTGGTTGAGGACGAAGCGCCTATCCGTGAAATGCTTAAGTTCGTACTTGAGCAGTCGGGCTTTAATATTATTGAAGCCGAAGATTATGACATCGCGCAAGAAAAAATTTGCGAACCCTATCCGGATTTAATCTTATTAGATTGGATGCTGCCGGGAGGAAGCGGTGTACAGCTAGCGAAAAGTTTAAAGCAACATGAATTTACCCGTGATATACCGGTAATTATGCTTACCGCGCGTGGCGAAGAAGAAGACAAAATTCGCGGCCTTGACGCAGGTGCTGACGATTACGTCACCAAGCCTTTCTCTCCTAAAGAGTTAGTGGCGCGAATAAAAGCGGTCATGCGCAGAGTAACACCGACCTCAAACGAAGAGCCTATCGAATTTAACGGGCTTAAGTTAGAGCCGGTTTCCCACCGTGTTATGGCTAACGAAGAGCCCCTAGACATGGGCCCAACTGAGTTCAAGTTATTACACTTTTTTATGACGCACCCAGAGCGTGTGTACAGTCGAGAACTTTTACTTGATAACGTGTGGGGAACAAACGTGTATGTAGAAGATAGAACGGTAGACGTTCATATCCGACGCCTGCGCAAAGCTATCTCTCGTCATGGCCATGATGCTATGATCCAAACCGTACGCGGTGCGGGCTATCGTTTTTCTACTAAACTGTAA
- the phoR gene encoding phosphate regulon sensor histidine kinase PhoR, with protein MYYPFSWLRSTLRLVLFLVVFALVGWYLDDMLFAVAIGATLLLLFNYWHLYKLNRWLWHSRKMSPPTVRGVWEHIYEGIYYLQRRNRNKRKELGELVKRFREGSEALPDAAVVVDAKACIIWCNRLARLDLGLKWPQDSGRRIDNLLRHPEFIQYFHAGNYKYPIEVPSPTNPNKTFEYRIMPYGEEHLLLIARDITRVSQLEEMRKDFVANVSHELRTPLTVINGYLEILPVDEESDPFMHKAMKEMTSQTHRMQNLIEDLLVLSRIEASSERIYENVVNIPTVLAQVEREAQALNKEKNHKINFHIDEELYVFGVETELRSACSNLVFNAVHYTPAGGEINVYWRRKPNGAQFSVVDNGDGIEPNHLNRLTERFYRVDKARSRKTGGSGLGLSIVKHVLSHHNSRLEITSTLGEGSNFSFVLDKELIAEQL; from the coding sequence ATGTATTACCCTTTCTCTTGGTTGAGAAGTACACTGCGATTAGTGCTATTCCTTGTGGTTTTTGCGCTGGTGGGGTGGTATTTGGATGACATGTTGTTCGCAGTAGCGATAGGTGCAACCCTGCTCTTATTGTTTAATTATTGGCACCTTTATAAACTTAACCGTTGGCTATGGCATAGCCGTAAGATGTCTCCACCTACTGTGCGTGGCGTGTGGGAGCATATCTATGAAGGCATTTACTATCTTCAGCGCCGTAACCGCAATAAACGCAAGGAATTGGGCGAATTGGTTAAGCGCTTCAGAGAAGGTTCTGAAGCCCTGCCAGATGCCGCTGTGGTAGTTGATGCTAAGGCGTGTATTATTTGGTGTAACCGCCTAGCGCGACTAGATTTAGGGCTTAAGTGGCCACAGGATTCAGGCCGTCGAATAGACAACTTGCTGCGACATCCTGAGTTTATACAGTACTTTCATGCAGGTAACTATAAATACCCCATTGAAGTACCGTCGCCAACTAATCCGAATAAAACCTTTGAATATCGCATCATGCCCTACGGGGAAGAGCACTTGCTGCTTATTGCCCGTGATATAACACGGGTTTCTCAACTTGAAGAAATGCGCAAAGATTTTGTGGCCAATGTATCTCATGAGCTTCGCACGCCGCTAACGGTGATTAATGGATATTTGGAAATTCTTCCTGTAGATGAAGAATCAGACCCGTTTATGCATAAAGCGATGAAGGAAATGACATCGCAAACCCATCGCATGCAAAACCTGATAGAAGATTTGCTGGTATTGTCACGCATTGAGGCAAGTTCAGAACGCATTTACGAAAACGTGGTCAATATTCCTACAGTGCTAGCCCAAGTGGAAAGAGAAGCACAGGCGCTCAATAAAGAAAAGAACCACAAAATAAACTTTCATATTGATGAAGAGCTTTATGTATTTGGCGTAGAAACCGAACTTAGAAGTGCTTGCTCAAACTTGGTGTTCAATGCGGTGCACTACACACCTGCCGGTGGTGAAATTAATGTGTACTGGCGACGTAAACCCAATGGCGCGCAATTTTCTGTGGTAGATAACGGTGATGGTATTGAGCCAAATCATCTAAACCGCCTTACCGAGCGCTTTTATCGCGTGGATAAAGCGCGCTCTCGCAAAACCGGCGGATCGGGGCTGGGCCTATCCATTGTAAAACACGTGCTAAGTCATCATAATTCTCGCCTAGAGATTACGAGTACACTTGGCGAGGGCAGTAACTTCTCGTTTGTATTAGATAAAGAACTTATTGCTGAGCAGCTGTAG
- a CDS encoding PstS family phosphate ABC transporter substrate-binding protein: MVLEQEHEQTVTKAYQVPAYERVPGVAGKISSVGSDTLANLMTFWSQEFKTLYPQVGFQIQASGSSTAPPALIEGTATIGPMSRELKPSEIRDFTRTHGYPPTVLKVAMDAIAIFVDRRNPLPGMTLEQVDAVFSETQFCGSDNEITTWSQLGVNDVAYRSPIRLYGRNSVSGTYGLFKVMALCDGDFKNTVNEQPGSASVVLSVASGTGAIGYAAYGYKTAGVRALPLGESMDNLIPLSIDTVRNESYPFARFLYLVINKKPGEPLPTLEREFLRYILSKEGQRQVLRDGYFPIREDVLVRQRRLLSE, from the coding sequence GTGGTTTTAGAGCAAGAGCATGAACAGACCGTGACGAAAGCCTATCAAGTGCCGGCTTACGAACGTGTACCGGGCGTAGCGGGGAAGATATCTTCAGTAGGTTCAGACACATTGGCGAACTTAATGACCTTTTGGTCTCAAGAGTTTAAAACGCTTTATCCTCAAGTAGGCTTTCAAATTCAAGCTTCGGGTTCATCGACTGCCCCTCCAGCGCTTATCGAAGGCACCGCGACAATAGGGCCAATGAGTCGTGAACTAAAGCCTAGCGAAATAAGAGACTTCACCCGCACACACGGTTATCCGCCCACAGTATTAAAAGTGGCAATGGATGCCATCGCAATTTTTGTTGATAGACGCAACCCGCTACCGGGTATGACCCTTGAGCAGGTGGATGCGGTTTTTTCCGAGACCCAGTTTTGTGGTAGCGATAATGAAATTACGACGTGGTCTCAACTCGGGGTGAATGACGTAGCGTACCGCTCTCCTATCCGGCTATATGGCCGGAACTCAGTATCGGGAACCTATGGTTTATTTAAAGTCATGGCGCTGTGTGACGGCGATTTTAAAAATACGGTGAACGAGCAGCCGGGTTCCGCATCGGTGGTGCTGTCGGTAGCCAGCGGTACTGGCGCCATCGGTTATGCTGCCTATGGTTATAAAACCGCGGGCGTGCGCGCACTGCCATTAGGTGAGTCTATGGACAACTTAATCCCCCTGTCTATCGATACTGTTCGCAATGAATCCTACCCCTTTGCTCGCTTTCTTTATTTAGTTATCAATAAAAAGCCGGGCGAACCGTTACCCACCCTAGAACGAGAGTTTTTACGGTACATATTATCTAAAGAAGGGCAGCGACAAGTATTAAGGGATGGGTATTTCCCCATTCGTGAAGATGTGCTTGTTCGTCAGCGTCGTTTGTTGAGTGAATAA
- a CDS encoding TonB-dependent receptor domain-containing protein, protein MNRPANRFLLKPISLAVAASIVLPTSMAFAQSNEEEVIEEVVATGTRLKGTATAVMEERKNQAFVADIMGAEQIARTGDSDAAGALRRVTGLTLVDGRFIYVRGLGERYSSTQLNGAIVPSPDPTRNVIPLDLFPSSIIESLAVQKSYSPSMPAAFGGGNVNIRLKSIPTQRVFNVSAAVGIDTENSGDVLDYAGGGRDWTGEDDGTRGVSAAIQERWDSKNFLDDLEPEEALELFKGVNREYGLERESADPDMRVNVTYGDSYDYDEDWRFGFLVTSRYSAQTRSSEEYELQDPDLVGDDIINVRFFDDIQGTEQTVTWSSLLTLGVDYNRQHRIDYSLIVLNDTRDEIREMFGNTENLNQAEGLRIRDIDVQYEERSLYTNQLKGQHTIPELNFMGIDWTYSLGRSVRYAPGNFNARFVMEDVNEDGIFDDENEIFLSDAQTAARYTFQNLHDRLENFGYNVTYPMTMGKWETEYKVGASFVTKTRTAENRRFDINTLGVEDRSILDGNDFSEIFSDSVLDTLSLSSRPIIRDTTIAGDDYVAGQKIDAYYLEADFFYDNKWRFTGGARYEDFRQVVAPLDPRTNQFDLSDEADRSQLAFQEDGFYPALAVTYFLEDDMQLRASIGQTVVRPDLREVSSATYLDPLTNFPIAGTPGVSTTDIINYDLRWEWYREAGNNVSVGLFYKDMEAPIESVQSPAQDGPPLIRIANAESGEVYGVEVEFLQDLAFIGDGIWDNLFTTGNITVSDSEIVLDRQNIVEQTGVSAAITNVERRMTGHSQYVLNMQLGYDSDNGEHSASLVYNVFGERILIPGIDGFDDNFEQPFHSLDMVYKYYPDFNSTVTLRVQNILGEDREIEFNDTLLRSETRGTGIRLSYKYDF, encoded by the coding sequence ATGAACAGACCTGCTAACAGGTTTCTTCTAAAACCCATCAGCCTAGCCGTTGCAGCGAGCATTGTGCTTCCAACGTCTATGGCTTTCGCTCAATCAAATGAAGAAGAAGTGATTGAGGAAGTTGTCGCTACCGGTACGCGCCTTAAGGGCACGGCAACGGCAGTAATGGAAGAACGAAAAAATCAAGCTTTCGTAGCTGACATCATGGGTGCTGAGCAGATCGCTCGTACTGGTGACAGTGATGCTGCGGGTGCACTTCGCCGTGTAACTGGTCTAACACTGGTAGATGGTCGTTTCATCTACGTTCGTGGTCTTGGTGAGCGTTACTCATCAACACAATTAAACGGCGCAATCGTGCCAAGCCCAGATCCAACGCGTAACGTAATACCTCTCGACTTGTTCCCGTCGAGCATTATCGAAAGCCTTGCGGTTCAGAAATCGTATTCACCATCTATGCCCGCGGCATTCGGTGGTGGTAACGTAAATATCCGATTGAAATCTATACCTACACAGCGTGTTTTCAACGTATCAGCTGCGGTTGGTATCGATACGGAAAACTCTGGTGATGTGTTAGATTATGCTGGTGGTGGTCGCGATTGGACAGGTGAAGACGACGGTACTCGTGGCGTTTCAGCGGCTATTCAAGAACGTTGGGATTCAAAAAATTTCTTAGACGATCTTGAGCCAGAAGAAGCATTGGAACTGTTCAAAGGTGTTAATAGAGAATACGGGCTAGAAAGAGAGTCTGCCGATCCTGACATGCGCGTGAATGTCACTTATGGTGACAGCTATGATTACGATGAAGACTGGCGCTTTGGCTTTTTGGTAACTTCACGTTATTCAGCCCAAACCCGCTCTTCTGAAGAATACGAGCTACAAGACCCTGACTTAGTCGGCGATGACATTATCAATGTACGCTTCTTTGACGATATCCAAGGTACAGAGCAAACGGTGACTTGGTCTTCACTATTAACACTAGGTGTAGACTATAACCGTCAACATCGTATTGATTACAGCCTTATCGTGCTAAACGATACGCGCGACGAAATCCGCGAGATGTTCGGTAATACTGAAAACCTAAACCAAGCAGAAGGCTTGCGTATTAGAGATATTGATGTTCAGTACGAAGAACGCTCGCTATATACCAATCAGCTTAAAGGCCAGCATACCATCCCAGAGCTAAACTTCATGGGTATTGACTGGACATACTCATTAGGCCGCTCGGTACGCTATGCGCCAGGTAACTTCAATGCACGCTTCGTTATGGAAGATGTGAATGAAGATGGTATTTTTGACGATGAAAACGAAATCTTCTTATCTGATGCACAAACTGCTGCTCGTTATACTTTCCAAAATCTTCACGACCGCTTGGAGAACTTTGGCTATAACGTGACTTACCCAATGACAATGGGTAAGTGGGAAACTGAGTACAAAGTGGGTGCAAGCTTTGTAACCAAAACTCGTACTGCAGAAAACCGCCGTTTCGATATCAATACGTTAGGTGTTGAAGACCGTTCAATATTAGATGGTAACGACTTTAGCGAAATCTTCAGCGACAGCGTTTTAGACACCTTGTCTTTGTCTAGCCGACCTATCATTCGTGATACGACTATTGCTGGTGATGACTATGTAGCGGGTCAGAAAATTGATGCGTACTATCTAGAAGCTGATTTCTTCTATGACAACAAATGGCGCTTCACTGGTGGTGCTCGTTATGAAGACTTCCGTCAGGTAGTGGCGCCATTAGATCCGCGTACAAACCAATTTGACTTGAGTGACGAAGCGGATCGTTCACAGTTAGCGTTTCAAGAAGACGGGTTCTATCCAGCGCTTGCTGTAACTTACTTCTTAGAAGACGATATGCAGTTAAGAGCGAGCATAGGTCAAACAGTTGTGCGTCCGGATCTTCGTGAAGTGTCATCAGCAACTTACCTAGACCCATTAACTAACTTCCCGATTGCGGGTACACCTGGTGTAAGCACAACAGATATCATTAACTATGATTTACGTTGGGAATGGTACCGTGAAGCAGGCAACAACGTATCGGTAGGCTTATTCTACAAAGATATGGAAGCGCCAATTGAATCGGTACAATCTCCAGCTCAGGATGGTCCACCGCTAATTCGTATCGCTAATGCAGAATCTGGTGAGGTCTATGGTGTCGAAGTTGAATTCCTTCAAGACTTGGCCTTTATTGGCGACGGTATCTGGGACAACTTGTTTACTACAGGTAACATCACTGTCAGTGATTCTGAAATCGTGTTAGATCGTCAGAATATTGTTGAGCAAACCGGTGTTTCTGCGGCGATTACTAATGTTGAGCGTCGTATGACGGGTCACTCTCAGTATGTACTTAACATGCAGTTGGGTTATGACTCAGATAACGGTGAACACTCTGCCTCACTCGTCTACAACGTATTTGGTGAGCGTATTCTAATTCCCGGTATCGACGGTTTCGACGATAACTTCGAACAACCATTCCATTCACTTGATATGGTGTACAAGTATTACCCAGACTTTAATAGCACTGTCACATTACGCGTTCAAAATATCCTAGGTGAAGATCGTGAAATTGAATTCAATGATACGTTGCTTAGGTCGGAGACAAGGGGTACAGGTATTAGGTTGTCATATAAATATGACTTCTAA
- a CDS encoding DUF3450 domain-containing protein: MKLINALLVAGALSATPVLAQDDEVLKPVVDEAAKINESAAKSQEKINGITDQIDSKLQQFKTLMKEIEGLEVYNTQLRKQINNQEQEMADLNAAIDEVSVVERQITPLMMRMIDGLEQFVELDVPFLPEERANRVADLRAMMDRADVAASEKFRRVMEAYQVEMDYGRTMEAYSGIHSINGQERDVEFLRLGRTALIYQTRDASMQGVWNKQTRQWEELDSSYRTQITKGLRMAKKQLAPDLLMLPVAITD; this comes from the coding sequence ATGAAGCTTATCAATGCCTTGCTTGTAGCTGGTGCGCTTAGCGCGACACCCGTGCTTGCACAAGACGATGAAGTCTTAAAACCCGTTGTCGATGAGGCAGCGAAAATAAACGAATCAGCAGCGAAGTCGCAAGAAAAAATCAACGGCATTACTGACCAGATTGACAGCAAACTTCAACAGTTCAAAACATTGATGAAAGAAATCGAAGGTCTTGAGGTTTATAACACTCAGCTTCGTAAGCAAATCAATAACCAAGAACAAGAAATGGCAGACCTAAACGCTGCTATTGATGAAGTGTCTGTTGTTGAGCGTCAAATCACGCCACTCATGATGCGTATGATTGACGGTTTAGAGCAGTTCGTTGAACTAGACGTTCCTTTTCTTCCAGAAGAGCGCGCGAATCGCGTAGCTGACCTTCGCGCCATGATGGACCGTGCCGACGTTGCTGCGTCTGAAAAATTCCGTCGCGTAATGGAAGCTTACCAAGTAGAGATGGACTACGGCCGCACAATGGAAGCGTACAGCGGTATTCATTCAATTAACGGTCAAGAGCGTGATGTTGAATTCCTACGCCTTGGTCGTACAGCGCTAATTTATCAAACACGCGATGCGAGCATGCAGGGTGTTTGGAACAAGCAAACCCGTCAGTGGGAAGAGCTTGATAGCAGCTATCGTACACAAATTACAAAAGGTCTGCGCATGGCGAAGAAGCAACTTGCACCAGACTTGCTAATGCTGCCAGTGGCAATTACAGACTAA
- a CDS encoding MotA/TolQ/ExbB proton channel family protein, which produces MFNTVKRIAVGLAALSISVGAFAQSDRAMDLDALLKQLEEGQFAQSQQNKQRERDFQAQRAEQDRILRETRQQRDQMLAQSEQLETQFEENEFKLADLNGALDTRLGSLKELFGVLQQIAGDTKNKFYNSVISAQIPGRSDFLDQMAQDMGSSSKLASIEEIERVWFEMQREMTESGKVTTFTTDVVEAGGEKVNKSVVRVGPFALVADGKYLDYNGVTGTVSELVRQPADRYNDSAAELQASNGELVQFGIDPTGGSILGLLVQAPNLKERVEQGGVVGYIILIVGAFGLLLALERLVTLTLTRMKVNKQLKSKEVNTNNPLGRVLKVRDQYPNADVEALELHLTEAILGEVPKLGRNLTIIKIISVVAPLMGLLGTVTGMINTFQAITLFGTGDPKLMAGGISTALVTTVLGLVVAIPMTLLYAMLNTRSKNIVYILQEQASGVIAERAERG; this is translated from the coding sequence ATGTTTAACACAGTAAAACGTATCGCTGTTGGTCTAGCAGCCCTTAGCATCAGCGTTGGTGCTTTCGCACAAAGCGACCGTGCAATGGACTTAGACGCACTTCTTAAGCAACTAGAAGAAGGTCAGTTTGCACAGTCACAACAAAACAAACAGCGCGAGCGCGACTTCCAAGCGCAACGTGCAGAGCAAGATCGCATTCTTCGCGAAACGCGTCAGCAGCGCGATCAAATGTTAGCGCAGTCTGAGCAGCTTGAAACTCAATTCGAAGAAAACGAATTTAAACTGGCTGACTTAAACGGTGCACTAGACACCCGTCTAGGTTCACTAAAAGAACTATTCGGTGTGTTGCAGCAAATTGCTGGTGACACGAAAAATAAATTCTACAACTCGGTTATTTCAGCCCAAATCCCAGGCCGCTCTGATTTCTTGGATCAGATGGCACAGGACATGGGTTCAAGCTCTAAGCTTGCTTCAATTGAAGAAATTGAGCGCGTGTGGTTCGAAATGCAGCGTGAAATGACGGAATCAGGCAAGGTGACGACCTTTACCACTGACGTTGTTGAAGCAGGCGGCGAGAAAGTGAACAAATCTGTAGTACGTGTAGGTCCGTTCGCGCTAGTTGCCGACGGTAAATACCTAGACTACAACGGTGTAACAGGCACAGTGTCTGAACTAGTGCGCCAGCCAGCTGACCGTTACAACGATTCTGCGGCAGAGCTTCAAGCATCAAATGGTGAGCTAGTCCAGTTCGGTATCGACCCAACAGGAGGGTCTATCCTAGGTCTTCTTGTTCAAGCGCCTAATCTTAAAGAGCGTGTAGAGCAGGGCGGTGTAGTTGGATATATCATCCTTATCGTTGGTGCGTTCGGCTTATTACTTGCACTTGAGCGCCTAGTAACCCTTACGCTAACGCGCATGAAAGTGAACAAGCAGCTTAAGAGCAAAGAAGTAAACACAAACAACCCGCTTGGCCGTGTACTTAAAGTACGTGACCAGTATCCAAACGCAGATGTAGAAGCGCTAGAGCTTCACCTTACTGAAGCGATTTTGGGCGAAGTACCTAAGCTAGGTCGCAACCTAACTATCATCAAGATTATCTCTGTGGTAGCACCGCTTATGGGTCTACTAGGTACAGTAACCGGTATGATTAACACCTTCCAAGCGATTACCTTGTTCGGTACAGGTGACCCGAAACTAATGGCTGGTGGTATTTCAACAGCACTTGTAACAACAGTACTAGGTCTTGTTGTAGCGATTCCGATGACACTGCTTTATGCAATGCTAAACACACGTTCTAAGAACATTGTGTACATCCTACAAGAACAGGCGTCTGGCGTAATTGCAGAGCGCGCTGAGCGAGGCTAA
- a CDS encoding MotA/TolQ/ExbB proton channel family protein, which produces MIEFLEAIRDFTETGGQVLLVIGLLIFVMWLLILERAMYLMVWHKQAKKEAIAMWTARADRSSWFAEQVRQKTISQLTMRLNGSIPIIQSLVALCPLLGLMGTVTGMIEVFDVMAIAGSGNARSMASGVSKATIPTMAGMVGALSGVFAATWLTRMVKSERTHLEDALIIQR; this is translated from the coding sequence ATGATCGAGTTTCTAGAAGCAATTCGCGACTTCACAGAAACAGGTGGCCAGGTTCTCCTGGTCATCGGTCTGCTGATATTCGTTATGTGGCTTTTGATCCTCGAGCGTGCGATGTATCTGATGGTTTGGCACAAGCAGGCCAAGAAAGAAGCGATAGCAATGTGGACTGCACGTGCAGATCGCTCTTCTTGGTTCGCTGAACAAGTTCGTCAGAAAACGATTTCACAGTTAACCATGCGCCTTAACGGCAGCATCCCCATTATCCAGTCACTGGTTGCGCTTTGTCCGCTACTGGGCTTGATGGGAACGGTTACCGGTATGATTGAAGTGTTCGATGTAATGGCGATTGCGGGTTCAGGTAATGCCCGCTCAATGGCGTCAGGTGTATCGAAAGCTACTATCCCGACAATGGCGGGCATGGTTGGCGCACTCTCAGGCGTATTCGCCGCTACCTGGTTAACTCGTATGGTGAAATCTGAACGCACGCATCTTGAGGATGCATTGATTATTCAACGTTAA
- a CDS encoding ExbD/TolR family protein: MKQHFQNLVDEEEANIDMTPMLDVVFIMLIFFIVTASFVKEAGIDVNRPEAATAVKKDRANILIAISDKGEIWINKRRIDVRAVQANIERLHAENPQGTVVIQADKKATTETLIKVMDASRAAGVYDVSIAAQEQ; the protein is encoded by the coding sequence ATGAAGCAGCACTTTCAAAACCTAGTCGATGAGGAAGAAGCAAACATCGACATGACGCCCATGCTGGACGTTGTATTTATCATGTTGATCTTCTTTATCGTGACTGCGTCATTTGTGAAAGAAGCCGGTATTGATGTTAACCGTCCAGAAGCAGCCACGGCTGTGAAAAAGGATCGCGCCAACATTCTTATCGCTATTTCAGATAAAGGCGAAATTTGGATTAACAAACGCCGCATCGACGTTCGTGCAGTACAGGCGAACATTGAGCGTCTGCACGCTGAGAACCCTCAGGGAACTGTTGTTATTCAGGCTGACAAAAAGGCCACAACAGAAACCTTGATCAAGGTTATGGACGCGTCGCGAGCCGCCGGCGTTTACGATGTTTCGATTGCAGCCCAAGAGCAATAA